Genomic segment of Chelonia mydas isolate rCheMyd1 chromosome 11, rCheMyd1.pri.v2, whole genome shotgun sequence:
CCCTTTACTGCATGCTTGATTTCTCTCTAAATAAAACATAATCTATCTATAAAGCATATCAAACAGTTTAGTGTTTTGTATCAAAGCATTTGATTTGTATCATCCTAGATTTCACTGAAGTGCATGACTGTGATCACATTcagtaaataaaagaaaatgtcttcaatatttttttttcagcacaatttttattttatattttaggtTGGCATGACAACCGAAGAAATAGATTCCATTGTTCATCACGAAATAATCAGACAAAATGCCTATCCTTCACCTCTAGGCTATGGAGGTTTTCCCAAATCTGTTTGTACCTCTGTGAACAATGTGGTATGTCATGGTATTCCTGACAGGTATTCCCTTAATAACACACATTTTAccactgcaaacaaaaatgttaTGTTAATGTTCATAACTTAGAGGTTAATATTAAACGTGTTTCAGTTTACCTAAAAAATACCTGTAAACCTATTGCAGCTGCATAGCATGCAACGATACTGGGGCGATGGGCACTTTGGGagtttgtttaataataataaaaacataatcGACTGTTTGTCATGACACTCATAAATTGTGGTGTAATGCCTCCAGAGTTTAGAGTCtgaaaaaatacagtacagtaaatGCTtctaatttttcagcaaaatacaTGTAGTTTAAGGAATTGAAGACATTTGAATTGatgtaaatttttattattagcaATACACTAGGCTGCTCACAAAGTAAAATCAGCTCACTATAAATCAGAGTAAGTATGGTGGTAGATTTTCAGACACTGATAATGTTTTCTGTCAGTTGTTTGTCATTACATTATATTCATCTGTACTTGTTCTTTAAGTAGCAAGAGCTGAAGATTAGAAAAGGTTATTCCATTTGTCTCCATCCTCCTCCACCAAAAAATATCTtctcccctctccatccccagatttgtgtgtgtgtgtgtgtcattagGTGTTTGTTCTTATATTCCCTTTGTTGAGAACTGTCTGtcaccattattttttttttgtctgtttatgTTTCAGTCGACCTCTTCAGGATGGAGACATTATCAACATTGATGTCACAGTGAGTAATTCATATAAAAAATAGTCTTTGATCAACTTTACAATTGCTAGTAGCAACAGGAAGAGCAGTAGATTGAAAATGTGGAATGCACAGATGGATGTGCTGTTTATTTCTAATCCAAGGCACAAGCAGCtggtttccttttttgtttttaactctgtGTTTATTCCAACTAGACCCAGGCCTGACTTGAATTTAGGGCTGGAATCAGATGCACTGAGATCAATGTTGGCCTAAGTGAAATGTCAACCCAATCCTGCTATGTGTCATGTTTTTGAGAAGGTGTAATTGTTATTGATCCACTGTGTAGTTAATGCAGAGCACCACAGTACTGGGCAGCAGCTGAAGACAGATATGTATGAGATGAGCTAACATGAAGAAAGCCAGCATTTTTCCTTCACTCTGCCAAGATTGATCTTCTTCTTCCTGCTGATTTTGAGTGGGGCCTGTCATTATCTTACTCTGTCATTAGAGGCTACATTGGCCTGTGTATGTCAGTCTATTTGGACAGCAACTCTTTTGCTAGCAGTGTTCCCTACATTTATTAAAATCCCTGAAGGTAGTGTTGTGTTCCATTTCTGGTATAAGAGCCTTGAACCCTTTACTCACAAACAGAGAGTGTGATATAACCATTGACTTAACATTTTCACAGAATGGTCACTTATACCATTTAAATAAAGGCTGACCAAATTAGCATTAGAACAAAAAAATATGGAAACAGAAAACCTAATTGTGATGCTTTTTGGTATTTTCATTTATTGAAATGGGGATTAATCATGTTTTGTGGTTCTTATTTTTGTCCCCCTGTGGTAAGTTTCCCCAAAGCTttggcaatttattctagtgaaTACACAAATGTATTCCTGAATTCTAAACATTACTTTACAATAATAAATGGTGTAGAATAAAGTAATGTTTTGTAAGGGAAAGTTTTTTAACCATTAAAGAATTTCCTGATACACTTATCTGTACCAATTGTTTGATATTGCttaccatgggccaaattcacctctgGCATAAGTGGGAGCAGTTCTAAAGTGCCATAACGCTGACCTCACATTTAAAGCTTTTTAGATAGCTCTTTACATTACATTTAGTCAACTTGAACTTTTGCCCCATTATATCATTCACTTGTGATCCTGTACTGGGTTTTTTAACTTATTTTACTGCGTTCCACCTTACTCTACACTTTCTAGCTGTAGGTATTTGTTCTATTTGATTTACATAGGATGATTGGTAtccttcaaaatatatttttggccTGAATCCTTGACTGGTTTGAATTGGTGTGGCTTCACTGACGTTAGTGGAATTATGTCCATAGACAGCAGCTGAGAGGATCTGGCCTCTTCTTTCTTTAAATCAAATCTGgtttaaagtttattttccttttttttgtatTGCCCCCAAAGACAACATTGACTCCTTAGATTAATAACGAAATTCACATTCATACAGGTATTTTCCACAGTGACTGTTCTAAGCATTTTTACACtcgtttttctttgctttctccaCTCTTCTTTTCAAATAACATTTGATTAAATAAGAGGGATATTTTTTGAAAATACATTgagtttttcttctgtttaacCTCATAAAACAAAGTAAATCTTGCAAGTATCCAAGAATATGACAGTTGTGGGAACAGCGCTCATGTGTCTTTGACTACCTATctttgagtttgtgtgtgtgtgtgtgtgtgtgtatttatcaCTGAAAATAAACATTGTGTTTGGTAATTGTTCATTTCCAATATGTCTGAGGAAAAAATATTGCTTTGTAGTGTTTATAATTGACctattagtttatttttaatgagaaaaaCTGGGACATTTCACAGATGGAAACAATTATGGACATAACAGTACAGTTACAGTAGACATTCTATAGTAATTTGTTTATGGCTGTGTACAGGATCTATAAAATGATTACATAATAATCTGCCAGCTAGCAAATGTAAATACTTCACAGTGAGTGCAAGTTATCTGggaataaaaaattaaatgtattttacaCAAGTGGGTTTGTGAAATGTCATAGATGAAATATAAAGGCATTTTATTGACTTAAATCATGTTgcctttaaattttcaaaagaattatggaaaaaaaacattgtgcTTCACCAACATACTACACAGCACTCAACCATCCGTTATCAAATATCGTGTCCTACGTCTTAGTTCGAGTTCTGGCTGTTATAGAGCTACCATATCTTACTTTCTGTTATGGTAATTTATTAATGTCAAAAATATGTAATTGTGATAAGTGGGTTGTAGTAAACCCTAATTGTATTTAAGAAATTGTTTTGATAGTATTAGATGAGTCCTGCTTCATTAATTTAGGTGCCAATCCTCCAAGCCCTGAGTGCATGCAGTTCTTATTAAAGTCATGCAGAGCTTGCAGGATcaactcttcccacccccaccccccgacccacCCCTGGTGTTCTATTACAATTGTGCTCCTTTTTCTGACATGGTAATGATCAGATTTTTTACAGTTTGGTTTCTGATAGATTGAGAGTtgttctattaaaaataaaaggagtacttgtggcaccttagagactaaccaatttatttgagcataagctttcgtgagctacagctcacttcacaagtactccttttctttttgcgaatacagactaacacggctgttactctgaaacctgtctattaaAAATGATCTGGTCCTATTAAAAGTGAACCTGCTAGAACAAAAACTGTCCTATAATATATAACAACATAATGAAAAGCTGCAGTGATGTTCTTAACTGGCAGAAAAAGGTGTATAACTAAGGGCTTGAGTCCACTCTCATTGTAGCCAGTGAGAGCAAGTGGGGCCTTTTTGTTgaaattcaactttcattataaccCTGTTACCACTCACTCATAAGTATATCTAAAAAATGGTTCAAGTCTCAAGTTGAGTATaatattttttttgcagaaaagtgTGAGGAAAAATATCATTAGCTATTTTTTGAGTTTGGGAGTGGGCAAAGAATACCTGACCATTAAAAAAAGAGTCACAAACCTTCTTTCACAAATAGCTCACAAGTAGCAGAACGTTAAGCGCTGAAGTGTGTTAGTCTCTGAAGAGTAGTTGCCTACTAAGTTTGAGAAAAAGATATTTTATAACACCAAAGTTATATGCAATTAAAATTGTCCTTTACACATGCACAGGAAAATTTCGAGTAGTCTTTCAGTTACATTATTGCCTGAAGTACTGTGGAGCTGCAAAACCCTTTTTAATGCCACATTATAAGACTTCACAGTAAAAGAGCGGGGTTTTCCTGTGTTTGTAGAGAAATCTATAGGGTGCTGTAGTTCACAATCTATGTTGCTCCTGAAGAACAGTTGCATAATTGCATAGTCAAAAAGGTAGAGGTTTTGTGTATCTAACAGAATGCTGCATTTCTGTTGTGGGCAACTTCATAGTGCCAGAGCTacgtgttttctttttttaaattaaaccatgGAAATTAAATCCAAAAACCTATGCTAATGCAATGTTACAGTTTGAAACTGgagtttaaaaagtaattaagTGAAATGCGCACAACAACAGTGGCCCTGTATACTGGGTTATACTAACAATGAATTTGACCTAAGTTTTTTATAGCTATGTTAGTTTACACACATTACTTCTTTGTAGTAGTTTGGATTTCTACTCAGGCtgttaaatgtacattttaaaattcaatttgGATGATATTCACTGTGGTGTGCGGAGCCAATAAAAGGTCTTCCCAGCCACTAACTCCAGGTGTAAGGACAGTCTGAGCACCCCCTGTATGCCATGAATAGGGTCTCTGCACCGCCTAAGCCAGTGTGTAGGAAGGCATTGAGGTCAGAGAAGTCATGGGATCTGCAATCATGTCAATCCAGTGGCACCACCATACACTATATAGGCAGATGGCATGGacgagcagctgcagcagctacTATCCCAGCCCACAGGGTGATATTGTATCTCTGGGAGGGCTGTGCTGTACCCCTGCACCCTGGCCCTGTTTTGGGAAGTGGTTTTCATGCTCCTCAGACTCACTCCCACCTCTTGCACATCTTTGACATAAAGGTCAATTACTttaagggctggtcttcactacaagGAGAtcatgctgctgcaatcgatgcagcaggggtcgatttagcgggtctagtgaagacccgctaaattgatggcagagcgctctccagttgaccctggtattccagctccctgagaagatTAAGGTAAATCGACGGGAGCAACGCaatgaagacaccgtggtaaatCGACCTAAACTACGTCGACTACTGCtaagttattcacgtagctggagtagcaaaACTTAGTTCGAGTTActccggtagtgaagacaagacctaACTTCCTGtagattaaattaatttaattgtttGTGTATTTAGGGCTCTTAGAACCTTCCATTTTTGCATTTCCAGTATTTGTTCAAATGTTCAGCCCTAGACATAAAACTGAAGGGTTTTACATGTAATTTATCATTACAATTGTACCTCAGAGTTGCATTTTTAGGTCTAATTTCTAATCTTTTATTTCCTCTACCTTATTTTTGCAAATTGAGCTTGAAGGCAACCTAAAAGAAGACCTGTCTGttaaaataaataggatgaatttAACTAACAGGAGATCTGTTTCTGAATGTAAAACAAGAAAATGTCTTTACATTTCTACATGTGTTTAGGTATATTACAATGGCTACCATGGTGACActtctgaaacatttttggtGGGCAATGTGGATAAATCTGGTCAAAAGTTAGTGGAGGTTGCCAGGAAATGTAGAGATGAAGCAATTGCAGCTTGCAGACCAGGGGCTCCCTTCTCTGTAATTGGAAACACAATCAGGTAAGCCTTATACTGACAAGTAAAGGGAGGGGTGGCAAGTGGGACAAAGGTTATTGGTGGTTTGGTATAAAGCTGATGACATGTTTTATGATTCAGAACCATCATTTCAGTCTGATATCAGTATGTGAACTGCCAGGCTATAATGTTGTTCCTTGgataagaaagatttaaaaaagtgAATTACACTGGGATCAGCAAAGATACCTGTAGAAAGACTCAAAGATATTTATCAGACTGCTGTGGTTTTAGATTAAGAGGTGTGATTTGTAGTGTTTTACATccccttttttttattattatttttacctgAACATCACATCTTTAATAGAATCACTGTAAGAAGATGAAAAACCTACATTCTTTTTGTTGTATAGCAAATAATGTTATGAAGGAATTAGTCAACATCAATAAGTCACTTTGCtaaaaaaagtacaaaaatatTTAGCTCAGGAAATTCTTACCTTTCAAACCAGAGTGCATACAAATATCATAAAGGAAAGAGCACCCTCTTGAAGAAGTTTTCctattttgcatttgttcttttATATAAAAGTAATCTTTGCTTTTGTTCTTGTTGGTTTGAATTAAAATATGTCACTATTTCCTGAATGTAtctatttctttgattttttttaaacaaaatttttttttaaataaacacgtCATATACATTTTCCTTAACAGGTACCTCACTGGTACTTTTGTGAATATTAATGGATATGACAAACTATTGCATGCATTCTGATTGCTTAAAAGCTGCAAGGCTTAGTCACTTTGAAAAGATActgcctttttttctttgtaaatcttCAAATactttaagggggaaaaaagagagaggcaaAATATCAGTTAGATGTatttatagctttaaaaatattgtaacagAGTCTGAATCGAACTTTAGTAAAACCTCTTTGGGTTATGTCTGAGAAGCCTTTATTGAAGACTTTGTACAAAATTGTGTTTTTGACAGTTTTAAATTATAGGCTAACTAGCCTGGGGAAAAAGGATagtgtctttttgttctttcatAGGAAATGTTGAATCAGACCCCTACTGGGAAAAGAAATTTAATGCATATCTCACTATCTTACTGTCCATGAATATAATAGAAGTGAATTCAAAATGtagttttatttttgcaaatggGATGAGTCGATAGAGGCACCTCATATTTTTGAACACCTAGGGTTCAACAGATTTACTGGTGGTGCTCTTGCATTTTAACAAAATTTATTCTTGAGTAGAAGGGGGCACAGAACACTAGATTCTTATTCAAGCATTCTATCGAGCTCTGCATTCATGGCTGTGTCTAAAGGGCATGTCAGCCTTTGATTCTCTCTGAGAGGTAATTATCCTTTTCCTGTCACGGAACAACAAATGATAGCTAACTACAGAGGCACATTTGCAGTAGTCACATTCATCAACTgcagaaaaaaattcaatttaattGTGCAACACAGCTGCACATAGGCTTTTTGAGCATTTCTGTTGTTCTCACTGTCTTGCTATTCCTCCCTCCAGatctattttttaaacttttttttctggttatttttttccccctttttgtctCTTCTTCCATTTTTACTCTCTGTACTTTCTTGTTAAAGTAATTTTCCTTTGTGGctctcattcttttttccccattgaagGCTATGAATGTAGAAAATTATCACAATTACTCATATAATTGAGCCTCTTTGTAGCAAGTGCAACTCCAGTAGCCTTTCTCCATCATGAAAATGGTTTCATTATAGGGTTTTTCATATTCTCTGACACCATCTACACAGAGGAACAGGCGTGCAGATGAGATGTACTAGGAACAGGGTAGATCAGTAAGGTCACAGTAGGAATAATTAGCTCTGCTATGGAAAGAGCATCTAGGCCTTTTACTGCTACATAAATGTACTGTCCGTGGCTTTTAGTCACAAAAAAACTTACTA
This window contains:
- the METAP1D gene encoding methionine aminopeptidase 1D, mitochondrial isoform X3 is translated as MTTEEIDSIVHHEIIRQNAYPSPLGYGGFPKSVCTSVNNVVCHGIPDSRPLQDGDIINIDVTVYYNGYHGDTSETFLVGNVDKSGQKLVEVARKCRDEAIAACRPGAPFSVIGNTISRIAHQNDFRVCPYFVGHGIGSYFHGHPEVWHHDNDGDLLMEEGMAFTIEPIIMEGSPEFKILEDKWTAVSVDNKRSAQFEHTIVITSGGAESLTKVLEES